The following coding sequences lie in one Osmerus mordax isolate fOsmMor3 chromosome 13, fOsmMor3.pri, whole genome shotgun sequence genomic window:
- the trpm7 gene encoding LOW QUALITY PROTEIN: transient receptor potential cation channel subfamily M member 7 (The sequence of the model RefSeq protein was modified relative to this genomic sequence to represent the inferred CDS: inserted 2 bases in 1 codon) produces MSQKSWIESTFTKRECVYILPVSKDPHRCLPGCQICQQLVRCCCGRLVRQHAGFTASLAMKYSDVKLAENPNASSPELEEWSVDKHTEESPTDAYGIVNFQGGSHSYRAKYVRLSYDSRPESILRLMMKEWQMELPKILISVHGGIQNFDLHPRIKQVVGKGLIKAAVTTGAWILTGGVNTGVAKHVGDALKEHSSRSSRKICTIGIAPWGVIENRNDLIGRDVIAPYQTLLNPLSKLNVLNNLHSHFLLVDDGTVGKYGAEVQLRRELEKHINLQRIHARIGQGVPVVALILEGGPNVILSVLEYLQESPPVPIVVCEGTGRAADILAYVHKQTEEGGGLPDGVETEIIATIKKTFNFSHSEAIHLFQTLVECMKSKELITVFHIGSEDYQDIDVAILKALLKGTDASAFDQLVLTLAWDRVDIAKDXMFVYGQQLLVGSLEQAMLDALVMDRVEFVKLLIENGVSMHRFLTITRLEELYNTKQSPTNPTLFHLVRDVKQGNLPPNYKITLIDVGLVIEYLMGGTYRCNYTRKRFRIIYNNLHGNNRRSGRHAAGSGGHLRKNHEAFSIQADKKEKTRHNHFITTAQPYKPKLESTNEQSKKKSKEEIVDIDDPETRRFPYPFNELLVWAVLMKRQKMSLFFWKHGEENMAKALVACKLCRSMSYEAKKSDVVDDTSEELQDYSNEFGTLAVDLLEQSFRQDETMAMKLLTYELKNWSNSTCLKLAVSSRLRPFIAHTCTQMLLSDMWMGRLNMRKNSWYKVILSILVPPAILLLEYKSKAEMSHIPQSQDAHQMTMEDSEHNFQHTSDDIQMDVFKEARGDDNAEVKTEAETLFRSRRLPLTRKFYAFYHAPIVKFWFNTMAYLGFLMIYSYVVLVKMPEWPSPQEWVVILYIFTSAIEKIREMFMSEAGKISQKIKVWFGDYFNLSDFLAIVTFFVGFGLRLGGDDVFIPGRIVYCLNIIFWYVRLLDILAVNQQAGPYVMMIGKMVANMFYIVVIMAVVLLSYGVPRKAILYPNEEPSWSLAKDVVFQPYWMMYGEVYAYEIDVCSNSSENQMKPLCAAGVWLTPLLQAVYLFVQYILMVNLLIAFFNNVYLQVMSISSLVWKYQRYHFIMAYHEKPVLPPPLIFLSHLVTLFSCMCRRKREYRTHGPKLFLTEEDQKKLHDFEEQCVETYFHEKDDQFHSGSEERIRITSDRVETMCVQLKEVGNRVNFIKRSLHTLDSQIGHLQDLSALTVDTLKALTAQRASEASKVHNQITRELSLSKNVGPSLGPTPGDAGPLSKSSVLGKRSVGAYFSSSFAQPPANMADSLFGSGVDGIDGLGLGRRAGPGLALDTSPSPALSPERMGLTGLGHLAAEAGSSGSASASAFTLSAMAMSPPGLRHRGRSFTQKQLTRPQEPGLSDSPSSLPNVPSPDAQFYVSTPSQPSGSSHPELTLGGGAHVDPIQPDSVTVEFGAFVGHKDNLELQCSFPKESPSSSRQLSPATHIREQSQLEGHGHMRTVNSYAGFTEFDRSPALLHPEASLTKRERNRVSAEDIRIHEDHRAALLLERVQVKSAQASSLAPGEDTLNAAACLYTSRHAHLGPRKDSIGSPFKPMESYQYSAVERNNLMRLSQSIPFTPVPPRGEPVTVYRLEESSPNTINNSMSSWAQRGLCAKIEFLSKEEMGGGLRRALKVLCTWSEYDMLKPGHLYIVKSFLPEVIQTWQSIYKEDTVLHLCLREIQQQRAAQKLTFAFNQMRPKTIPYSPRFLEVFLLYCHSAGQWFAIEECITGEFRKFNNNNGDEIVPTNLLEETMLAFSHWTYEYTRGELLVLDLQGVGEILTDPSVIKSGEKGRSYDMIFGPANLGDDAIRNFRAKHHCNSCCRKLKLPDLKRNDYTPDKLTLQQDDSHDPGGGLRESRQSMRLML; encoded by the exons ATGTCTTCCAGGATGCCAGATCTGTCAGCAGTTGGTCAG GTGCTGCTGTGGGCGCCTGGTCAGGCAGCACGCTGGCTTCACGGCCAGCCTGGCCATGAAGTACTCGGACGTGAAGCTGGCTGAAAACCCCAACGCCTCGTCGCCGGAGCTGGAGGAGTGGTCCGTGGACAAACACACGGAGGAGAGCCCCACTGACGCCTACGGCATCGTCAACTTCCAGGGAGGGTCCCACTCCTACAGAGCCAAg tatgtgcgCCTGTCCTATGACTCGCGGCCGGAGAGCATCCTGCGGCTGATGATGAAGGAGTGGCAGATGGAGCTGCCCAAGATCCTCATCTCTGTCCACGGAGGAATCCAGAACTTTGATCTGCACCCTCGGATCAAACAAGTGGTGGGCAAAGGGCTGATCAAAGCTGCTGTCACCACCGGGGCGTGGATACTCACTGGAGGGGtgaacacag GTGTGGCGAAACACGTAGGCGATGCACTAAAAGAACACTCTTCCAGATCCTCACGGAAAATTTGCACTATCGGGATCGCTCCCTGGGGGGTCATCGAGAACAGGAACGACCTCATCGGGAGAGAC GTGATAGCTCCCTACCAGACCCTGCTGAACCCCCTCAGCAAGCTGAACGTCCTCAATAACCTGCACTCCCACTTCCTGCTGGTGGATGACGGCACGGTGGGGAAGTACGGCGCCGAGGTGCAGCTGAGGCGGGAGCTGGAGAAACACATCAACCTCCAGAGGATACACGCAC GAATTGGTCAGGGCGTCCCGGTGGTGGCACTGATCTTGGAGGGGGGTCCCAACGTCATCCTGTCAGTGCTGGAGTACCTACAGGAGAGCCCCCCTGTCCCcattgtggtgtgtgaggggaccGGACGTGCTGCTGACATACTGGCCTACGTCCACAAGCAGActgaggaaggagg TGGACTCCCTGACGGTGTGGAGACTGAAATCATCGCTACTATAAAGAAAACCTTTAACTTCAGCCACAGCGAGGCCATCCATCTTTTCCAGACGCTCGTGGAGTGCATGAAGAGCAAAGAACTG ATCACTGTGTTCCACATCGGCTCGGAAGACTACCAGGACATTGATGTTGCCATCCTGAAAGCATTGCTAAAAG GAACTGATGCATCTGCGTTCGATCAGCTGGTTCTGACTCTGGCCTGGGACAGGGTGGACATTGCCAAGGA CATGTTTGTCTATGGACAGCAGCTATTG gtgggttcCCTGGAGCAGGCCATGCTAGACGCCCTGGTGATGGACCGGGTGGAGTTTGTCAAGCTGCTGATTGAGAACGGTGTGAGCATGCACCGCTTCCTCACGATCACCAGGCTGGAGGAGCTGTACAACACG AAACAATCTCCAACCAATCCTACTCTCTTCCACCTCGTGAGGGATGTCAAACAG GGTAACCTCCCCCCAAACTACAAGATCACCCTGATCGACGTGGGCCTGGTCATCGAGTACCTGATGGGCGGGACTTACAGGTGCAACTACACCAGGAAGCGCTTCAGGATCATCTACAAcaatctccatggcaacaacagG CGGTCCGGCCGCCACGCTGCAGGGTCAGGCGGTCACCTGAGGAAGAACCACGAGGCCTTCAGCATCCAGGCCGACAAGAAGGAGAAGACCCGACACAACCACTTCATCACCACCGCGCAGCCCTACAAGCCCAAG TTGGAGTCGACCAATGAACAGTCCAAGAAGAAGAGCAAGGAGGAGATCGTGGACATAGACGACCCCGAGACGAGGAGGTTCCCCTACCCTTTCAACGAGCTGCTGGTGTGGGCCGTGCTGATGAAGAGGCAGAAGATGTCGCTGTTCTTCTGGAAGCACGGGGAGGAGAACATGGCCAAGGCCCTGGTGGCTTGCAAGCTCTGCCGCTCCATGAGCTACGAGGCCAAGAAGAGCGATGTGGTGGACGACACGTCGGAGGAACTCCAGGACTACTCCAA TGAGTTTGGAACCCTAGCCGTGGACCTCCTGGAGCAGTCGTTCAGGCAGGACGAGACCATGGCCATGAAGCTGCTGACCTACGAGCTGAAGAACTGGAGCAACTCCACCTGCCTGAAGCTGGCCGTGTCGTCCCGCCTGCGGCCCTTCATCGCCCACACCTGCACGCAGATGCTGCTGTCCGACATGTGGATGGGACGCCTCAACATGCGCAAAAACTCCTGGTACAAG GTGATCCTGAGCATCCTGGTTCCTCCTGCCATCCTGCTGCTGGAGTACAAGTCCAAGGCTGAGATGTCCCACATCCCCCAGAGCCAGGACGCTCACCAGATGACCATGGAGGACAGCGAGCACAACTTCCAGCATACGTCTGACGACATCCAGATG GACGTGTTCAAGGAGGCGAGGGGGGACGACAACGCGGAGGTGAAGACGGAGGCGGAGACTCTCTTCCGCTCCAGGAGACTACCCCTCACCAGGAAGTTCTACGCCTTCTACCACGCGCCCATCGTCAAGTTCTGGTTCAACACG ATGGCGTACCTGGGTTTCCTGATGATCTACTCCTACGTGGTCCTGGTGAAAATGCCGGAGTGGCCGTCACCTCAGGAATGGGTCGTCATCCTCTACATCTTCACCTCCGCCATCGAGAAGATCCGAGAG ATGTTCATGTCTGAAGCAGGGAAGATCAGTCAGAAGATCAAAGTGTGGTTTGGCGATTATTTTAACCTCTCTGACTTTCTGGCTATCGTCACCTTCTTCGTGGGCTTTGGgttgaggctgggaggagatgaCGTCTTCATCCCAGGCAGGATCGTCTACTGCCTCAACATCATCTTCTGGTACGTGCGGCTGTTGGATATTTTGGCGGTCAACCAGCAAGCAGGACCCTACGTGATGATGATAGGTAAAATG GTGGCCAACATGTTCTACATCGTGGTGATCATGGCTGTGGTCCTGCTGAGCTACGGCGTGCCCAGGAAGGCCATCCTCTACCCCAACGAGGAGCCCAGCTGGAGCCTGGCCAAAGACGTGGTGTTCCAGCCGTACTGGATGATGTACGGGGAGGTGTACGCGTACGAAATCGATG TGTGTTCCAATAGCTCTGAGAACCAGATGAAGCCCCTGTGTGCGGCCGGCGTGTGGTTGACACCCCTCCTACAAGCAGTCTACCTCTTTGTACAGTATATACTCATGGTCAACCTTCTCATCGCCTTCTTCAA TAATGTGTATCTGCAAGTGATGTCCATCTCAAGCCTGGTGTGGAAATATCAACGCTACCACTTCATCATGGCGTACCATGAGAAGCCAGTGCTCCCCCCCCCGCTCATCTTCCTCAGCCACCTGGTGACTCTCTTCTCCTGCAtgtgcaggaggaagagggagtacCGCACACATGGACCAA AGTTGTTTCTGACAGAGGAGGACCAGAAGAAGCTCCACGACTTTGAGGAGCAGTGTGTCGAGACGTACTTCCACGAGAAGGATGATCAGTTTCACTCTGGGAGTGAGGAGCGGATTCGAATTACCTCAGACAG GGTTGAGACCATGTGCGTCCAGTTGAAAGAGGTCGGGAACAGGGTTAACTTTATCAAGCGCTCTTTGCACACTCTGGACTCTCAGATTGGCCACCTTCAGGACCTCTCAGCCCTGACGGTGGACACCCTGAAGGCCTTGACTGCCCAGCGGGCCTCCGAGGCCAGCAAGGTCCACAACCAGATCACCCGCGAGCTCAGCCTCTCCAAGAACGTGGGCCCGAGCCTGGGCCCCACGCCCGGTGACGCTGGCCCCCTCTCCAAGTCCTCCGTCCTGGGCAAGCGCAGCGTCGGAGCCTACTTCAGCTCCTCCTTCGCCCAGCCGCCTGCCAACATGGCCGACTCTCTCTTCGGGAGTGGCGTGGATGGAATCGATGGGTTGGGTCTCGGCCGGAGGGCAGGACCAGGGCTGGCGCTGGACACTTCCCCTAGCCCAGCTCTGAGCCCAGAGAGGATGGGGCTGACTGGGCTGGGCCACCTGGCTGCAGAGGCTGGCTCCTCGGGCAGCGCCAGCGCCAGTGCCTTCACCCTCAGTGCCATGGCCATGTCCCCCCCAGGCCTTCGTCACAGAGGCCGCTCCTTCACCCAGAAGCAGCTCACCCGTCCACAGGAGCCAGGCCTCTCcgactccccctccagcctgccGAACGTGCCCTCGCCCGACGCTCAGTTCTACGTCAGCACCCCCTCTCAGCCCAGCGGCTCGAGCCACCCTGAACTCACCCTGGGAGGAGGGGCCCACGTGGACCCCATCCAGCCAGATAGTGTCACTGTAGAGTTTGGGGCGTTTGTGG GTCATAAAGACAACCTGGAGCTGCAGTGCTCTTTCCCCAAAGAAAGCCCTTCTTCTAGCCGCCAGCTCAGCCCCGCCACACACATCagagaacag TCACAGCTGGAAGGCCACGGTCACATGAGGACAGTCAACTCCTATGCCGGCTTCACCGAGTTCGACAGGAGCCCGGCCTTGCTCCACCCAGAAGCCT ctctgactaagagggagaggaacagagtgTCGGCCGAGGACATCAGGATCCACGAGGACCACAGGGCTGCGCTGCTGCTG GAAAGAGTGCAGGTCAAGTCGGCACAAGCCAGCAGTCT GGCCCCAGGGGAAGACACTCTGAATG CTGCGGCGTGTCTCTACACATCCAGGCATGCTCACCTCGGGCCACGAAAAGACT CCATTGGATCCCCCTTCAAGCCAATGGAAAGCTACCAGTATTCAG CTGTAGAGCGTAATAACCTGATGAGGCTGTCCCAGAGCATTCCTTTCACCCCGGTCCCCCCTAGAG GTGAGCCAGTCACAGTGTACCGCCTGGAAGAGAGTTCTCCCAACACCATCAACAACAGCATGTCCTCCTGGGCCCAGCGGGGTCTCTGTGCCAAGATCGAGTTCCTGAGCAAGGAGGAGATGGGCGGTGGTCTGCGGCGGGCCCTCAAGGTGCTCTGTACCTGGTCGGAGTACGACATGCTGAAGCCAGGACACCTGTACATCGTCAAGTCCTTCCTGCCGGAGGTCATCCAAACCTGGCAGAGCATTTACAAGGAGGACACCGTGCTGCACCTATGTCtcagg GAAAtccagcagcagagagcagctcagAAACTGACGTTTGCCTTCAACCAAATGAGGCCAAAGACAATCCCATATtctcccag GTTTCTGGAAGTTTTCCTGCTGTACTGTCACTCTGCTGGCCAGTGGTTCGCTATAGAGGAATGCATCACAGGAGAGTTCAGGaagttcaacaacaacaatggaGATGAGATTGTCCCTACCAACCTGCTGGAGGAGACCATGCTGGCCTTCAGCCACTGGACCTATGAGTACACAAGAGGAGAACTGCTAGTGCTGGACCTGCAAG GAGTTGGGGAGATTTTGACTGATCCGTCTGTTATAAAGAGTGGTGAGAAAGG CAGATCCTATGATATGATATTTGGACCTGCCAACTTAGGGGATGACGCAATTCGAAATTTCAGAGCGAAGCACCACTGCAATTCCTGCTGCCGGAAACTCAAACTTCCAG ATCTGAAGAGAAACGATTACACACCGGATAAACTGACCCTCCAACAGGACGACTCTCACGACCCTGGGGGTGGGCTCAGGGAGTCCCGCCAGTCCATGAGGCTGATGCTGTAG